A window of Reinekea marina contains these coding sequences:
- a CDS encoding DUF5610 domain-containing protein — MHHPISGYSGTTVNYDRPNRDQRAEAANRMLDKNPISVNQAQEAETVEAPSKAINFDVDALVDQIWGFAQQRISDAKANGASEDQIESMFEAAEQGVKQGFGEAKEILDELGQLDEPLTMKIDSAFGQIMDRLDEQDLSVPSNRSEPIQAPIQRSSASSNVDRQINMYQYERQTFSLNLTTNEGDKIMIRSVAESSSTLEDKRFGRESSTVWGSQQSSGFQLMIKGDLNEQEAADLDALLAQVNEVANEFYEGDYQKAFDMATELNIDGSSMRSMDLNMKEVEAKGVGVYAEVAEQPAKIPAGLSPLKEYAEKLLASQEQWFEQFNSRDAFLTVIENHPMNRGELFDTLSSLLS; from the coding sequence ATGCACCACCCAATATCAGGCTATTCCGGTACTACGGTGAATTACGACCGTCCAAATCGAGATCAGCGCGCAGAAGCAGCTAACCGAATGCTCGATAAAAACCCAATATCTGTAAATCAGGCGCAAGAAGCCGAAACCGTTGAAGCGCCATCAAAAGCGATCAATTTTGATGTAGATGCTTTGGTTGACCAGATCTGGGGGTTTGCCCAACAACGAATTTCAGATGCGAAAGCCAATGGAGCATCAGAAGATCAGATTGAAAGTATGTTTGAAGCCGCCGAGCAAGGTGTAAAGCAAGGCTTTGGCGAAGCAAAAGAGATTTTAGACGAACTCGGTCAATTAGACGAACCGTTGACTATGAAAATAGATTCAGCCTTTGGTCAAATTATGGACCGCCTAGATGAACAAGACTTGAGTGTTCCAAGTAATCGATCTGAGCCAATTCAAGCGCCTATTCAACGTTCATCGGCCAGTTCAAATGTTGATCGCCAAATCAATATGTATCAATACGAGCGCCAAACCTTTTCATTAAATTTGACCACCAATGAAGGTGATAAAATTATGATCCGATCGGTTGCTGAATCTTCTAGTACATTAGAAGATAAGCGATTTGGGCGTGAATCCTCAACGGTATGGGGTAGCCAGCAGTCTTCGGGCTTTCAATTGATGATAAAAGGAGATCTAAACGAACAGGAAGCGGCAGATCTTGATGCCTTGTTAGCTCAGGTAAATGAAGTAGCGAATGAATTTTATGAAGGCGATTATCAAAAAGCATTCGATATGGCGACTGAGTTAAACATAGACGGCAGTAGCATGCGGTCCATGGACTTAAATATGAAAGAAGTTGAAGCTAAAGGTGTTGGCGTTTATGCAGAAGTGGCCGAGCAACCCGCTAAAATTCCGGCTGGTTTATCTCCATTGAAAGAGTATGCCGAGAAGCTACTCGCTAGTCAGGAGCAATGGTTTGAGCAGTTTAACAGCCGAGATGCCTTTTTGACGGTTATTGAAAATCATCCGATGAACCGTGGAGAGTTATTCGATACGCTTTCATCATTACTGTCTTAA
- a CDS encoding glutaredoxin family protein: MNLFLYHTAGCHLCELAEQELSKLPLKDTVSLVLVDIADSEPLMKQYDVRIPVIKLESVDSDLGWPFSCEDVVHYLAQNNIEL, from the coding sequence GTGAATCTCTTCTTGTACCACACAGCGGGCTGTCACCTTTGTGAATTGGCAGAGCAAGAGCTCTCCAAGTTACCTCTTAAAGATACTGTCTCACTTGTTTTAGTTGATATTGCCGATTCCGAGCCATTAATGAAGCAGTATGATGTTAGAATTCCTGTCATAAAGCTTGAGTCAGTCGATAGCGATTTAGGCTGGCCATTTTCATGTGAAGATGTGGTTCATTATCTTGCACAAAATAATATCGAACTGTAG